The sequence ACGTAATGAAAGTCCTTCATGTTAACTGTAAAAGTGATGACCTTGCCAAGGCACCGGGTTTTTCCCAACTCTAGGATCACCAGTGCCAAGACTGCCACACCAATTGTTACAAAAATGCTTCTGAAAAATCCTCAACTATTCTCTTTCCCCAGAACCCTaatgagaaaaggaaaagaaatggcGAATGGATTTCAAAATCCGCCATATCCAGATGTAAGCAATGCCTAATCAGAGATATCAGTACAGCCAGCTTCACATCTTTGTAAAACCTCCAGATGGTGGACCTTGCAGCTCAAGTTACTTCAACATTAACCATCATTTGGGTTGGTAAAATCCAATCATGCGCTAACAACCCCAGAGACCCAGGGAACAACCAGTGGTGCATTTGGGTGGGAGTTTCTATATGATTCAGAATACTTGTCCTTGAAATTCAATCTTGGTGTTTCAGCCTGCACTtcgaaaaattaaaaatcaatgtaggtttggtttaaatttaaatgacaATTAGGTTACTTGGAGAGAGTCATTTCTCACATATTTTAGCCAGCATTCCTGGTTTTTATGTTGATAGATATCTGGTGAATAGCATCCTGTCTCAGATGGGCAAAAGACCCATATATTGCATTTCTTTTCACCTGGCTTTGCATGTTTTGCCTGGTCTAAGCAAGCTTGACAACAGTCAGCTGCACTTTCTTTATGGTGGGTAAGCCCCCATCTGACAGCAGCACCATCATAATCAGTATGAAGCTCAGCATGGCATTCAGGTGGAACTGGCCTGCCAGGTAGAATTTCTTCCTCTGCAAAGTAGTACAtgcaattgattattttgtaTTTCGCAAATAAATGGAAGTGGTGATCAGGCCATAGACGTGCAGAGAAAGTTAAAAGTGCAAGATCCTCTAAACTTGCTCCTAACTTAGGCATAAGAGGCACACAGACTATACAAACGAGACATTAACCAACAAAAAGGTAGAATATTTACCAGTCTCTTCTTCACCCTCAGGCTTATCATCATGCTCCTCGTTAATGATTTCAGTAGGTATCCATAGGCCCATGTTCTCTGACAGCACAGCCCAGTCAGACTCCAAGGCTCTTACTAGCATTGCTACATAATAGTCATTCACATTAGTGAGGACCAAAAATTTTACGAAACAAATATCCAAACATCCAAATGCTCACCATAAGGATTAGGGATCAAAAGTAATCTGTTTAAGGTTTCGTATAGAGAACAAACAAACTAAAGTGCCACAAAACCACAggctttgaaagaaaaagaaaaaggttttATACCAGCTTCATCTTGAAGAATAGTTGAATTCAGTCCCCCGGCTCCGTAGGTTAATTGTTTGACTTCTTGCAGTTTTTCTTTGCGCCAACTTTCAACAGCTTCTGTTATTAGAAACAAGAACCAAAAGaataagataaagaaaatgcTAACATTATGCCAACACCTAACATTATCCAAAAGCGTGGAGAAAACAATGACACTACACTCCTGAAATAGATAGCTTTAACCTGGTACATAATCTAAAGCtgaatagagaaaatatgaattCCTAGTGATTCACAGTGCTTCTGGGGATACTATAGCAGACATGTAAATAAGCACTTCTTGATGGCAGTAGTTCTGCAGTTAGTTAATGATAATTAGAAGCTACAGGAACCAAATAGACCGGTGACATTATTAGTACATAATCATCCCGGTCATGCCCTTAGACTCCATGAAGCATCGGTCCATCACTTGAGATGTTCATAGGATTGCATTAGCATATTTGCAGTACCATTTGATCACATTGTAGAAATTTTACCAATGTTTGGGATGTTTGAAAATGCAAGCTTTCAATTCCaataaattctatttagtCAATTCTCGCGTTTGGAAAAATTATGGTTGCTAGAATTCAACTCTTTcagcttaaataaaaaagacacCTACAAGGCATTTTGAAGAAATGAAATCCTGCCATAAAAGACATGATTTTacatgaatttaattaaacaagGCCTATCAGAATCCACGCACACTTAAAAATGGAgacagagagagagggaggatAAGGGCTGTTAAGGAGTTCCAAAAATGACCAACTGGTTTTTACATGCACGCAAATGGCAACATAGGGATAAAAATGCAGCCTGCTACTAATTTCTAACTCAGAGCAGAGAATAATTCAGAGACCAACAGGTACTGCCAACTTAAGCATCTATTAGGAAAAGGGAAGGTCATTGAAATCTAGGTTTCTGCAAAAGATCATAAAAAGAACACAATCAACAATGTTATTACCATGCACTTATTATACAGCCAACTAGCTGAGGTTTGAGGTTAGTTAAGTTGAATAGATGTACTATGTATAAGATTTTGCATATTCTAACAACGCGACAATCTTTTTCTAGCatgataaataagaaattggtTAGGTAAAGTGGTGAAAGGCCTCAAATTAACGATATATGCTCCTCGTCATAATCTTTTCATAAGAACATGCAGACTTACAACTAGATATGGTAGTGAAATAGTACAATAACATGTCATTTTCATGGAAATCAGTAGCAGAAATACTAATAAACCTATTGTGAAAACAAGCATGCTAATTTGATATCTAATATGAACTCAACTGTTGGCTTCTCGCCCCAATGTTTTAAGTGCTAGATGAAAAAACATGCAACGGAAATGAACATGTTGCCTGctggaaaataattatattgaatTTGACATTATAATGGTAAAGCTATATCACCTGGCAACTGAGGCTCTACCAAAGCTTAGTTCTATTGAGTCCTATGATTTCCCATGCTCAATTATTACAGTCAGCTAAACATAATCGTTTAATAAATTGCTTTACATTGCAAATTAAGTAACACATGAAACAACAAGATCAAAAACACAGATGAATAGAAAATGAATCAACCAACCTCGCTGCTCCTTAATATTCGCATTAGCATCTAAACTCCTCAACCGCAGCAAAAGTTCATCAGTTATTCTCTGTTTAACATCCACTGGCAATTCAACTACCTTCTCATCTCTCTTGAGCTCCTCCTTTAGCTCCTTTACctttaataaaacaaaagcctaattgttaaaaaaataaaaaaaataaaaaactaatagCTCGAACACAAAATAAGACGcggataaatatatatatatatatatatatatatatatatatatatatatatatcattaccAATTGAACAAGCTGTAGAGGTTCTTTAGTTTTTCGAATCCGAATTGATTCCTCCATCTTACTAATCTGATCTAGTGTGTACTTTGCAACTGAAACAACaatcaaaaacaaaataacattTCCCAAAATCAAATTCGAAAcgactaaattaaattaacttaaaattagAGAGTCGGGTAGGAGTGTTACCGTTATTAAACTCATGATTAGAGTATATGTAGAGTGAGGCATAAAGAGAGCGAAGAACGTAAAGAGCAACGACAATGTTAATAGAACAAACCATTAGAGTTGTTCTTTTGTACGAGCATCCCCATTTTACCCCTCTCGCCATCTCCAACTCCACCTCATCCCTCcatttctccttttctctcAATTGAATCCAAactaataaattcaattaaaaacaaaaacttcCTTTACTTTAGCAGATAAAAAACCTAGATCCCGGGAATGAAGAAATGGTACAGGTTGCGTTGTTGttcttcagtttttttttcatCGAAACCTTTTGTAATTGTAATCATGTGAAACGAACAGTAAAGTGTCTTTcctgcctttttttttttttgttcttgggttaatgtggtttaattaattatatatgacaTAACTATCACTATTTTCTGTTGCTAATGTGAACTGaatcattataaatatattgttcTTAAAATTCGGTCCGTGCTATTTTACGCCTTTTGGTTTTTAGCTGTAGTGAATTAGGTGTGGTTAGTTTGGATTATCATATGAGCTCTTTTCGAAACGTGTGATTAGTGATTTCGGCAGGTTTCGTTGTTGTGGTTAAAGGGCGTGATTTATATGTTGTCTTATTTAGTTAAAGAGTTCATTCTAACGTGCGCCTGAGGGGGTTAGCCTGGGCAAGTGCGGCAAACTAACGCTGCGTTTATAGATTTTAGCGGAGTCAcaaattgagaaagaaaatcgggTTTCTGTTTAATGGCAGAGCagttaaaagattaaaagaaaaaaacaggGGGTGAAATGGtaaaaaattgttattaaaatctttttttttttttttttttatgtatttgttAGAAAGGGTTTAAAATGATTACAGATGAGGTGTTACATAATTGTactctttaaataaatatgtttatatCATACCACTGATGTTTTGCTTTTTTGTACACATGAATGACAATGAAATAATTAGGTTGCTAACAAGTGTGATTTAGAcgattagttttattttgataatgtttccctatttttattaatagttaGGGAAATTGTCTGGTAACAATAGGACTCTTTTATCATGAGGTTGAGATTAAATGGAATATAATCTATTTATTGTACATACGAGTGTAAAATCATATGGATTTGTATAATGCACAACCCCACCAccattttcttatcttttaaaaataaattcatctcaaataaatattgaataataaaatataaaacgggtatttaaaatttgaattgttatattttaagtttCAAAAACATATACTAATTGAAAAAACCCTATTGAGCACTTGTACTTGGGAGACTATTgcagaataaaagaaatcttcgtttaatatttaataaaataaaagtaatatcaATCATATATTAGTATGTGATGCAACTAAACACAAATTGGTAATTAGAACCAACAATACactaactttttttttctctaaaaaaactatacacgaaataaaaataaaaaactattaatttagaaaaattatacaaatattaGTCATAGCTACactttagaatatttttttcgGATGTATTCATCAATGATGCTGCAGTATGCAAAGAATAGACTGTAATAGTAGATATTAGTGATTGTTTTCATAGCCGCTGATAAACTCGTAATCTGATTTAAATgtagtaaaaaatatacattccGCTATTAGTGATAAGATAggaataattttaaatcaattcgctatctaaaatatttatatacttataaatataaataaatgaatatatttgttaaaaaaatattaaagaattatttaaatttatactttatttcttcaattatattaattaaagatatgttaaatattatttaaatgcGACCCAATACGTGCTCCAATTTAAACCGGTGGGAATGGGAAAGCGAAACCTGCCCCAATTTACCCTATTACGATTCCTACTCCTATGTAACAACCATCGTTAGCCTTATCGCTTTGTTCTCTTTGCAAGCAAAGCAGGAGTGGGTCTTATTATCAGACTGTTTTCATTTAGAGCTCCATTTTCCACGAAATTCCCAAATTACGCTTCTTATAAAATGTTTATTAGCAGAATTTACAAAATCTTTGGCCTGAAATCCCTAGAGTCAAACATGGCTCGAATCCGTAGGCACGACGTCACATACAACCGTCCAAATTGAAATTTCTCCTACCAATCAGTCTTCATGCCTTATCTTATCTCTccccaaaaattaaaatagctACATATTATATTCATGCCGTTTATATGAACCAGTTGTTTCTGCTACTTTTATGTAACAAACCatgttttataatttcatttatttggGAGTCCATCaaaattcttatataataGCGTAAGACTGGCATTTTGGGCATTAAATTAATAACGTTGCCCTCATCTGATAGTCCGAACAATCCAACTTCAAATCTCTgacattattttataaatacaggattgtatttttaattagaaataagaAAAGCTGAATACGGAAATTAAAGTGAAAAAGAGGAAAACCCTACAATAAAAATGCGGCCACAACTAACCCAGAGGCTGCGTCACAACATATAACggttgaaattgaaatttctAGAAAGTTTGTTGCATCGTCAAGTAATGGCTAGTTTAAAGTTGTCCATTGAAAAGCAAAACGGAGTAAAACTTTCTACGGAAGTCTCATGTGTTTCCTTACGTGATCAGGTTGCAATTGCATTACCCTTAGGTGTCTAGTTCCTCTCTATCTTTATCTTGGTTTCATTACCTCGTGTTTTGTTTCTATTCTAGGCCTACTTCTCTTTTATCAGTTTATGAACAAGGATAATTAGTCTAACCTACCATTTGTCAGTGTTagagataattaatttttttttttaattttttatcctATGGATATTTAACTCTACAAAAAGtacaaaattatttctaaCTCGAGATTTCTACCGCCAAAAGCAAAAATCTTTACCAATCTAACTAGATTTGGATTcataatattctaattcaattaccataatttttcaattattttttcttttaagttttttactttttgatatatatatatattgatttaatttaaaacatatcagcaaaattattataaatagcaacgcattttttcaaaatttaattttttttttttaaaaattgtattaCTTTTATGGAAGCTGATTAACTAATAAACTActggaaattaaatttatgagcTACTAGAATAATTTATCCAACTGAATTTTAGCTCTTCATTACTTTATGAGAATCGACTTTTGCATTTTAGTTAAATTGAGCTTGAATTAGACATTACTAGAAATTATAGAATAAGTATTTATGAACAAACGttattacatttttctttttccatttatCGGCTGAGTGGTCCGGGGAGGGGTTCGTGCTTACCATATGCCCAACTAAATGACAATTAAGATATGCTTTCGAAACGTCAACTAATAGGCAAACACCCCATTCCCAAAACCCCACTTCCTGGACATTTACACTCCACAGCTCCCTTATTTCTTCTACATTACGACAGCGTTTACCAAATAATAATCTTCCTCTACCATCACAATACTTGAAGCTTCAAAAAttctttgaaaaagaaatgcacACTGGAGAATTATCGGACGCCCAGCCGCTTCACATTGCGTGTGCGGTTCGAACGGTTCAGGAGTGTTCGGTCACAGGAGAAACCAAACATGTCTCAACCAACCATAAACTGACACCACATAATAATCGGTAAGTTTATAAGATTACCAATGGTGATGACCCACGTGGAGAAACACGAACTAGCCAGTCTGGCAACTGCAGAGAAAAAACATTAGAGATAATTGCAGATAATCGAAAGCCCTAAAGTATTTGCATTCCAATCTCTGCTCCAACATAAAAAGTtagaatagaaaattaaaaagaaaaaaatcagtGGAGAGACAAAAAGCAGAACCATATGATTACATCTCTGAAATCTGTTAAATAAATAGGCTTCCAAATTCCGATTCCTTATAAATTCTTCTACCCTAGAAGTGGATAATTCATCAAATTGAGTTTGCAGTGAATTTGGCAGCTGTCTGTTTTTGGaattgaaaagaaacaaaataaaaatgtggGGTTTTGGAGGAAGATGTTATTggggaagaaaagaaaggaaaagggaaGGGATAGTAGTGGTATTTGCGTGGATGTCTAGTCAAGAAAGACATGTTAAGCCCTATGTAGAGCTCTACTCTTCGTTGGGTTGGAATTCCCTTGTTTGTCACTCCCAATTTCTCAACATGTAAGCCTTCTTTCTGTTCAATTCTCtgattatttttctctttttggctgATTCTCTGAAGTTTTTCGGTTATAGATTTGGCTTAGTTTGCAAGATTGATTATTGGTGTATAAAAAGTGGAGGTGTTtggattttcttttgcttgatTACTTATTTTGAGGATGGATGAATTGGAGCTCTGTGGAATCTTAGTGATAGATTAGTGTGCTAAGTATAGGTATTAGCTTAGGTAGATGTTTTTATTTGGAGATTTGAGAGGTCAACGCcatctttttcttcaattttggCCCTGATGCTTCTTCAATGTGCAATAGTTTCAAGTCAAAACACTATATTTTGGATCTGTTGATCAAGATTACTGCTTGTTGGAGATGAACTCGTTTTAAGTTATTGAATTTTCCCTCATGTTTAAGTTATTAAACTTCCCTCATGTTTAAGTTATTAGGAATGCTCCACATCTCAATCAGTAAAATCATTGCATACATGATGGTTTCTACATTTGTGAGTTTAGTTTTTCCATTATTCATTGGCAAATTTGCAGTTTTTAATTAGACAAACGTTGTGGAGTATAATGTTACTGGAGTGTTTACAGTAGCTCTCTTTTATTGTACATACCTGCAGTCACTCTTTAATCTTGACCTTGGAGTATAATGTCTGTAATCTGCACAGGTTTTTTTCCGAGAAGGCTGAAACTTTAGCACTTGATATCCTCAATGAAATTATTGAGGTTAGTTCCGTTATACATGGTTAAATGTTTCTGTGGCTATGATCTGTTGCAGTTCCATTACGTGTTCATTGCCGTTTCCCTTGATAAATATTTCCACACTCCTTATGTGGCACATGCCATAGCCTAATTAATCAACTTTTATATCTGAAATGAATGTTATATGGCTATGAGCTGGGGACTACTATCCTGTGGTCCATTACTTTTTTCTCGCCAAAAATTTCACTCTGGATTTTATACGGCACACTATATTATCTAAACTCTTGTTGCTCCTTCCACATGGTATTTCTTAAAGCTCGGAACTTAgttatcttatattttgctTGCTTCATTTTCTATTGTTCAGGAGCTAAAGATGAGGCCATGCCCTCTAGTCTTTGCATCTTTTTCTGGAGGTCCAAAAGCCTGCATGTACAAGGTTATTCAGGTAGGCTACCTCATATTACTGTGGAGATTTCAACTGTGGAATTTCTATTGGTATCATAGTGAATTTATTTTCCCCTTGCAGATTGTCGATGGGAAATGTGAATTACAATTGAATTTGGTAAGTCTTTTGCAATGAAATAGCcagagtttttattttatttccttttcttttaatcacTTGAAATGTGCCATGTCTAGCTGTAATGATTTCTGTGATTATAATGCCTGTTaagttgatatttaaaaaaataataatagtaattttaaGCACTTAAAATACTCTCTTTTTCCCCTGCACACAGGATGACTGTCGATTGGTTAGAGACTGTATTGCGGGTCATATCTTTGATTCTAGTCCAGTGGATTTTACAAGTGATCTAGGGAGACGATTTGCTGTTCATCCATCTGTTCTTAAAATGTCTCATCCACCAAGAATACTATCATGGATGGCAAATGGCATCAGTAATGGTCTAGATGCTCTCTTCCTCAATAGGTTTGAATCACAGCGTGCTGAGTATTGGCAGACTCTGTATTCTTCTGTTGTGAGTATATGATGGTTTATTGCCATTCAATGTATTTttacctctttcttttttccttactTTTACATATTTTCAATCTATTGCAGAGCTTGGGAGCCCCATATCTCATTTTGTGTTCAGAAAATGATGAACTTGCTTCATAtcaagttatttttaattttgctcAAAGACTTCGGGAACTTGGGAGTGATGTAAAGCTTGTGACTATGAATGGCTCTCCTCATGTAGGTCTGTTTCCAACCTATCCTTTCTTAGGTCTCATGAATGCATTTTTGTCTgactttatatttatctttcaCTAAACTTATCATTGATAGCATGAACTTCCATATGTGGCAGCCTTGCAGTAAAATCATTAGaacttgatttctttcctGCGAGGTCACTGTTATCAGAATCCTATGTGGATGTTAGGCCAGTTTTGATGTGCTGATCAAATAAGAAAGTCCTGTACCAATAG is a genomic window of Ricinus communis isolate WT05 ecotype wild-type chromosome 2, ASM1957865v1, whole genome shotgun sequence containing:
- the LOC8278898 gene encoding uncharacterized protein LOC8278898, translated to MARGVKWGCSYKRTTLMVCSINIVVALYVLRSLYASLYIYSNHEFNNVAKYTLDQISKMEESIRIRKTKEPLQLVQLVKELKEELKRDEKVVELPVDVKQRITDELLLRLRSLDANANIKEQREAVESWRKEKLQEVKQLTYGAGGLNSTILQDEAAMLVRALESDWAVLSENMGLWIPTEIINEEHDDKPEGEEETEEEILPGRPVPPECHAELHTDYDGAAVRWGLTHHKESAADCCQACLDQAKHAKPGEKKCNIWVFCPSETGCYSPDIYQHKNQECWLKYAETPRLNFKDKYSESYRNSHPNAPLVVPWVSGVVSA
- the LOC8278897 gene encoding uncharacterized protein LOC8278897, whose product is MWGFGGRCYWGRKERKREGIVVVFAWMSSQERHVKPYVELYSSLGWNSLVCHSQFLNMFFSEKAETLALDILNEIIEELKMRPCPLVFASFSGGPKACMYKVIQIVDGKCELQLNLDDCRLVRDCIAGHIFDSSPVDFTSDLGRRFAVHPSVLKMSHPPRILSWMANGISNGLDALFLNRFESQRAEYWQTLYSSVSLGAPYLILCSENDELASYQVIFNFAQRLRELGSDVKLVTMNGSPHVGHFRQYPVDYKAAVTELLGKASTVYSQRIRRLEGEGMSVEGGHDEISEPMSDLRKAAASPSQSFRGVTIQPSDHFYMPSSVGYYEGRDGGSLQDEQKEGLIHLPSPPKINAHGVLGQILFDVCVPKNVEDWDIRSSTSLSRQPYTSMRRHAPFNPIKCIRRSRL